Genomic DNA from Buchnera aphidicola (Hyperomyzus lactucae):
TCTCTCAAAATCTGTTCATTCGCATGATCTTTTTTATCCAAAACTATTTTTAATATTCTAGATATAATCAAATAAAGAGTATATCGACATAAGATATTTTATATCTCAGATGTATTAAATATTATGCTGTCCTATTTTTTTTTATGGAGTTTTTCTGATGGAGTTTTTTTTAGACCCGTCAACTTGGGCCGGCTTATTAACACTAGTTATCCTAGAAGTAGTATTAGGAATTGATAATTTAATATTTGTAGCAATTTTATCAGAAAAACTACCTCCTAATCAAAGAGATAAAGCGCGTTTAATTGGTTTAGGATTAGCTCTAGTGATGCGTTTAGCATTACTATCATTAATATCTTGGGTTGTAACACTCACTTCTCCTATTATTCACAACCATTTTTTCTCTTTATCAATACGTGATATAATTCTTTTATTTGGTGGTTTGTTTTTATTATTTAAAACTACAATGGAATTACATGAAAGATTAGAAAACAATCATCATGAAAATTCAGAAAATAAAAATTACGCAGGTTTTTGGGCTGTAGTAATTCAAATAGTCGTATTAGACGCAGTTTTTTCTTTAGACGCAATAATAACGGCTGTTGGTATGGTTAATCAATTATTAATTATGATGATAGCAGTTATATTGGCAACTATATTAATGTTATTAGCATCAAAAAAATTAACTAATTTTATTAATCTTCATCAAACAGTAGTAGTACTATGTCTTAGTTTTTTATTAATGATTGGTTTTAGTTTAGTGACGGAAGCATTAAGATTTTGTATTCCTAAAGGATATTTATACGCAGCAATAGGATTTTCTATTTTAATTGAAATTTTTAATCAAATAGCTCGTCATAATTTCATGAAAAATCAATCTAGAAGACCCATGAGACAAAGAGCAGCTGAAACTATTTTGCGTTTAATGATAAAAGAAAAAAATAAAAATAAACAAAAAAAAGAAATAAAAAATAATAATAAAAAAACAGAATCTATTGAATCATCATCAGAAATAGAAACATTTAAAGATGAAGAAAGATATATGATAAATGGTGTTTTAACCTTAGCTGGACGTTCTATTAGAAGTATAATGACTCCTCGAGGTAATATTTCTTGGGTAAATACAGAAAAAAGCACTGATGAAATTCGAATGCAATTATTAGATACTCCACATAGTTTATTTCCAGTTTGCAAGGGAGAATTAGATGAAATAATAGGTATTGTACGTGCTAAAGAATTACTTGTTGCTATTGAAAAAAAAATAGACGTATCTACTTTTGCAAGTAAAATATTACCAATAATTATACCGGACACCTTAGACCCTATCAATCTTCTTGGTGTACTTCGCCGTGCTCAAGGTAGTTTTGTGATTGTCAGTAACGAGTTTGGAGTCATACAAGGATTAATTACTCCTTTAGATGTTTTAGAAGCTATAGCAGGAGAATTTCCAGATGCTGACGAAACACCAGACATTATACAAGAAAATAATAGTTGGCTAGTAAAAGGTGAAACCGACTTGCATTCATTACAACAATTACTCAATACAGAAGAATTAATTAAAGAAAAAAATTACGCCTCTTTAGGCGGTCTGTTAATTGCTCAAAAAGGTCAACTACCTCTTCCAGGAGAAACTATTTACATTCATCCTTTTAATTTTCATATTATTAAAGCAACAGAATATCGAATTGATTTAGTCAGAATTATTAAAAATCAAGATGAAAAACTTAAATAATTCTTCAAGAAATTCAATAAGTCATTGAGAAAATTATGTCCAATATAATTTTAGCTATTGATAGTTCAATGGATTGTTGTTCAGTTGCTATATATAAAAATCAATATATTTATTCTCTATCAGAGATGTGCAAAAAAAAACATACAATAAAAATTTTGCCTATGATTCAAAAAGTATTATTTCAAACTAAAACCAAATTACAAGAACTAAACTATGTCTCTTTTGCAAAAGGACCGGGAAATTTTACAGGCATACGTATCGCTGCAAGTATTGCACAAAGTTTCTCTTTAAGTTTGCAGATCCCTATTATTAGTGTTTCTACACTAGCAATTATAGCCGAAAAAGCATGGCGAAAATATAAGAAAAAATATATCATATTTGCAGTTGATGCAAAAAAAACAGAAGTATATTGGGCAAAATATACAAGAAATAGTCAAAATATTTGGACTGGAGAAAATACAGAATCTTTAATAAAAAAAAAATTAATCAAAGATAAAATTAGCAATTTAAAAAATAATTGGACTCTTATCGGTAATGGATGGGAATCAATCGAATACAAAAATTTTTTAAACGTAAATAAATTTCATTATTTTTTACCTAATGCACAAGATATAATTCCATTTGTTTTATTAAAAATAAAAAACTTAAAAACATCTTGTTCTAAAGATAATGATATAAATTATATATATGATCATTTTTAAAAAATGATATATTATAATTAATAACAATCAATACTGAAATATTAAATATACTTCAGTATTGATTGCATTAAATTGAAATAAATAATAAAGTATATATGTAAATATTAATATTCTCATTATTAATTTAATATATTTTAGTGAGTACTTTAATCGGGTAAAATAATATTTAATTCTAATATAGAAATATCTTCTTTTTTTTGTTCTAATTGAACCGTTACCATATTTGGTTCTATATTTACATATTTACAAATTACAGATAGTATTTCACGTTTTAATTGTGGGAAATAATCTGGTTCATTGTTATATTTTCTTTGTTCTGCAACAATTATTTGCAATCTCTCTTTTGCAACATTGGCAGTATTTTTATGACGGGATAAAAAAAAATCCAACAAAGCCATACCTATCTCCCGAATAAACGTTGTAAAAAACTTTTTTTAGCTTCTTCAATAAAGCGAAAACTACATTCTTGTCCTAATAATCGATTAACGGTGTCATAATAAGCGCATCCCGCATTTGAATGGACATCTAAGATAATAGATTCTCCTTGATTAGAAGCGCGAAGAACTGATGTGTCTTCTGGGATTACACCTATTATTGGTATTTGGAGAATATCTAAAACATCTTTCATACTTAACATCTCACCTTTTTTAACACGTGTAGGATTGTAGCGTGTTAACAAAAGGTACTCTTTTATGGGAACGTTATTTTGTTCAGCTCTTTTTGATTTAGATGCGATAATTCCTAAGATTCGATCAGAATCTCGTACTGAGGAAACTTCGGGATTAGTAGTAATGATAGCTTCATCCGCAAAATATATTGCTAAAATGGCACCAGTTTCAATGCCCGCCGGTGAATCGCAAATAATAAAATCGAATTTCATTTTTATAAGTTCTTTGAAAACTTTTTCGACTCCTTCACGTGTTAAAGCATCTTTATCTCTAGTCTGAGATGCTGGGAGGATAAATAAATTATTTGTTTTTTTATCTTTTATCAAAGCCTGATTAAGTGTTGCATCGCCTTGTATTACATTAATAAAATCATATACCACTCTACGTTCGCATCCCATTATTAAATCTAAATTTCTTAATCCTATATCAAAATCTATAACAATCGTTTTCTTGCCCCTTTGTGCTAAACCAGTTGCAATAGCTGCACTTGAAGTAGTTTTACCTACACCTCCCTTCCCTGAAGTTACTACAATAATCCGTGTCATATAAAAAAATCCTTTAAAAAATACACTTAACCGAGAGAATTAATCGTTAAAAATTTATTTCTTAAGTAAATTTGAACTGATTTTCCAATAAATTCAGCTGGTATTTGATCTGATAACCAATATTCACCAGATATAGAAACAAGTTCAGCAAATAATGCTGTGCAAAATATTTTTCTTGTTGTGTCTCCATCAGCACCTGCAAGAACTCTTCCACGAACTACACCATAAATATGAATATTTCCATCTGCGACTAACTCAGCTCCAGCACTAACATTATTAACTACTATCAAATCAGCATGTTTTGCATAAATTTTTTGACCTGAACGTACAGGTATATCTATAATATGAGTTTTTTCTATTTTTTTTGTGATTGCTATTTTTGTTTTTTCTGTAGAAGCGATCGAGATATCATTGATGAGATTTTTATTTTTCTTTTTGCTTTCTGATAAAATAGGCAATCCTGAATTAATAATAATTCTTTTTAATGTTTTATCTTCACAACCGCTTACTCCTATAACAAAAAAACCATGAGACATAATAATTTCTTGTATTTTCTTCCAATCTGATACATTACATAAGCCTGATACATTAACAATAACAGGTGCGTTTTTAAAAAATTTTGGACATTCTTGAATTTTTTTATATAATGATTCATTA
This window encodes:
- a CDS encoding TerC family protein, with amino-acid sequence MEFFLDPSTWAGLLTLVILEVVLGIDNLIFVAILSEKLPPNQRDKARLIGLGLALVMRLALLSLISWVVTLTSPIIHNHFFSLSIRDIILLFGGLFLLFKTTMELHERLENNHHENSENKNYAGFWAVVIQIVVLDAVFSLDAIITAVGMVNQLLIMMIAVILATILMLLASKKLTNFINLHQTVVVLCLSFLLMIGFSLVTEALRFCIPKGYLYAAIGFSILIEIFNQIARHNFMKNQSRRPMRQRAAETILRLMIKEKNKNKQKKEIKNNNKKTESIESSSEIETFKDEERYMINGVLTLAGRSIRSIMTPRGNISWVNTEKSTDEIRMQLLDTPHSLFPVCKGELDEIIGIVRAKELLVAIEKKIDVSTFASKILPIIIPDTLDPINLLGVLRRAQGSFVIVSNEFGVIQGLITPLDVLEAIAGEFPDADETPDIIQENNSWLVKGETDLHSLQQLLNTEELIKEKNYASLGGLLIAQKGQLPLPGETIYIHPFNFHIIKATEYRIDLVRIIKNQDEKLK
- the tsaB gene encoding tRNA (adenosine(37)-N6)-threonylcarbamoyltransferase complex dimerization subunit type 1 TsaB, giving the protein MSNIILAIDSSMDCCSVAIYKNQYIYSLSEMCKKKHTIKILPMIQKVLFQTKTKLQELNYVSFAKGPGNFTGIRIAASIAQSFSLSLQIPIISVSTLAIIAEKAWRKYKKKYIIFAVDAKKTEVYWAKYTRNSQNIWTGENTESLIKKKLIKDKISNLKNNWTLIGNGWESIEYKNFLNVNKFHYFLPNAQDIIPFVLLKIKNLKTSCSKDNDINYIYDHF
- the minE gene encoding cell division topological specificity factor MinE — its product is MALLDFFLSRHKNTANVAKERLQIIVAEQRKYNNEPDYFPQLKREILSVICKYVNIEPNMVTVQLEQKKEDISILELNIILPD
- the minD gene encoding septum site-determining protein MinD gives rise to the protein MTRIIVVTSGKGGVGKTTSSAAIATGLAQRGKKTIVIDFDIGLRNLDLIMGCERRVVYDFINVIQGDATLNQALIKDKKTNNLFILPASQTRDKDALTREGVEKVFKELIKMKFDFIICDSPAGIETGAILAIYFADEAIITTNPEVSSVRDSDRILGIIASKSKRAEQNNVPIKEYLLLTRYNPTRVKKGEMLSMKDVLDILQIPIIGVIPEDTSVLRASNQGESIILDVHSNAGCAYYDTVNRLLGQECSFRFIEEAKKSFLQRLFGR
- the minC gene encoding septum site-determining protein MinC gives rise to the protein MLKTSIEIKGSNFTLLVMYLNNHNIDLINESLYKKIQECPKFFKNAPVIVNVSGLCNVSDWKKIQEIIMSHGFFVIGVSGCEDKTLKRIIINSGLPILSESKKKNKNLINDISIASTEKTKIAITKKIEKTHIIDIPVRSGQKIYAKHADLIVVNNVSAGAELVADGNIHIYGVVRGRVLAGADGDTTRKIFCTALFAELVSISGEYWLSDQIPAEFIGKSVQIYLRNKFLTINSLG